DNA from Fibrobacter sp. UWH6:
CACCCAAAGCAGCTGGGGAATCACGCCGGCAAGGATTACAGCGGGCAGGCAGATTTCACCCTTCTGCAAGAAATCCCAGAACCAGATGACGATCAAGGTCCAGGAACAGCAGAGCATCAGGCGTTCCAGCAGACGCACGCGATAGCCTTCGGCCCAGAGCAGCGCATTCACAAGAGCCAGCCCCGAGTAGATGGCCCCCGCAATAAAGTACATGGGGAAGAACGCCCCCTGCCACTGGGGAACGAAGGTGGTGGCAAAGTCTAGGCTTACGATGGTATGCACCCACAGCACCAGGGGGAACAGCAGCCAGGCCAGAGGGCGGCGGAGTTTCGCCAGGGCGGGAACCACGTTGCTTTTTAAATGGGTAAAGAAGAAGACCAGCGACAGGGTGCCGTAAACGGCGATGCAGCAGAAATCCCAGACCAGGGGCGAACGCAGGTTGGCAAAGTTTCCGCGGGCATCGGCAAAGGGGGCCACCATATAAAAGTTTTCCATAACGCCCAGGTGCATCAGGGGGAACAGCGCCGCAATCACCAGGCTGCAGAGTGTCGAAAGCTCCGCAATCACTGCGGTGCGGCGGTCCATGCGCACGCCCAGCGCCAAGAAGATGGCAGAGATCAGCGTACCCGCGTGGGCAAGGCCGATCCAGAAAACGAACAACGCGATGGGCGTTCCCCAGAAGGTGTTGCCATCGGTGGCCCACGCTGCGGGGCCTTCGTAAAGGGTATAGCCCAAGGCGGCAAGCCCAGGCAAGAACAGCACCAGGCCCACGTAGAACAAGATTTTCTGGATAGTCCAACCCTGCACTAGCGCTTCCCCATCATGTAGACAACAGACGGACCAAAGGCAGCCAGTTCCTTGGGCGCATACAGTTGACGGTTTCGGGTGGCCTCAACCAGGGGCGACTTTTCGTCTAGCCAGTTTCCGAAAACGATCGCCCCCTTGGGGCAGGCTTCGGCACAGGCGGTCTTTACACCGCGACCAAGCCATTCACCGCCATTGGGCAAAAGGGCGGCCTCGGTCTTGAAGCGGGCGCGGTCATCTTGAAGGCGATGGAGGCAAAGGCTGCATTTTTCCATGACGCCTTTTTCGCGGAGGGGAACCTGAGAATTGAACTGGTGAGCCAGTCCCATTTTCTGAGCATCGTTAAAGTTGAACTTGCGGGCATGCATGGGGCAGTTGGCTCCGCAAAAACGGGAGCCGGCGCAACGCTTGTACATCATGGCGCTAACGCCGTCGGGTGTGTGGTTGGCGGCTCCTGTGGGGCAAACTTTTTCGCAGGGTGCGTCCTCGCAGTGGGCGCACATAAAGGGGGCGGCTCCGTGTGGTTCGATCCAATGCATAAAGCGACCGTCGGCGGCGGCTTCGTCGGTTACCAGCGGCACATTATTCTCTAGGTTGCAAGCCAGAATGCATTTGCCGCAACCGTCGCAGGCATCCAGGTCGATGGCCATGCCAAAGCGGTTGACGTGAGAGGCTCCGGCGACCTTCAAGGGGCCGGGCGCATTGACTCGCACCAGGTTCAAACTTTCCTTGGCCTTCGAAAGGGCCAGCTTGACTTCGTCCTGGAATCGCTTTAGGCTGGGGGCCGAAGGGGTCTCCCCCACAAAGGGAATCTTGCGGCAGCCAAACAGCAGGCCGGCCGCAGCCATCAGAGAACATGCCTTAATGAATTCACGACGGTTCATAAAATTACCTATGGCATGCGGCGCAGTAAGTGGCCGCCTTCTTGAATTGGCGATCCTGGAATGTTTCGCCCCGATGGCACTGCAGGCAAGACTTCATGTCGAACTTTTCGCCGCCGTAGTTGTTGCGGGCGACACCCCCATGGCAATCGGCACATTTTACGCCGGCGGCATTATGAACGCCGTGATGGAACACCACATGTTCCGGCAGCTTGGGGACCACCTTCCAGGGTTCTTCGGGAGCCTTGGCCAAAACTTCATCCAGCTTTTCGATGCCTTCGCTTTCGGTTAAAGGCAGGCGGTGGCAATCCATGCAGTCCCTCTTAGAAGGCAGCAGGGCCCGCCCACCGGAACGGGATCCGCTATGGCAGGCGGCACAGTCCATGCCGATGGAGTCACCATGAAGCTGATGATCGAAGGGAATTGCGTTGTCTTTAAAGTTTGCGTTTCCTACCCGAGAATCCACAGGGCTCTGGCTCCAAAGGAAATCCCCAAGCAAGAAGGCACAGACAATGGCAAATGCCAAGCCCAGAAACTTCATTTGGGCCTCGTCTGGTCATCGGGATTCTTTAGCAGGTACAGAAGCCAGGCCGTCATCATCTTGGCCTGGGGCTCGGTCAGGGGCGTAATGTCCATGGCGGGCCATTCTTCGGGGTGCTTGGGCGTGGGGTGCATCAAGTACTGCACCAGTTCCTGGGGGTTAGACTCGTATTGGGCGGCGTTGTCGTGCATGGGAGGGGCGGCAAACTTTCGGGCCCAACGATGACAGCCCTTGCACTCGTCATCGAAAAACTCACGGGCGTTGGTCTTAAGTTCCGGGGTTACCTCGGGCAAGGCAAAATCAAGAGCGAACAGGCCGCTCACCAGCACAAACACACCGACTAAAAACTTAAAACGAACATCCATCGTAAAGTGAAATATACCATTTTTCTATTTTTTGTCTTATGGGTATTATCGAAATCATCGTTATCGCCATTGTAGAAGCCATGGATTGCTTCGCGGTTTCCATCGCTACGGGTTTAAGCAAGACAGGGATCCCCTATTCCAGGGCATTACTTCAATCTATTTCCTTTGGAGTTTTCCAGGGCGGCATGACCTTGCTGGGGTATTTCCTGGGCAACTTTGCAGAACGTTGGTTCAGCTCCATCGGCACCCCCATCGCCTGCACCATCCTCTGCATTCTGGGCGGACGCATGATCTGGGGCGCAGTCCGTGGTAGCGACGAGGCGGCAGAGGCCAGCGCCAAGAACCTGAGCGTCGCCAACATTTTGCTCATGTCCGTCGCCACAAGCATCGACGCCTTTGCCGTGGGAATTTCATTCGCCTTTATTAACGCCAACATGGTGTTCGCCACTTCGGCAATCGCCGTGGCCAGTTTTATGATGGGAGTTATCGGTTACGAAATCGGCCGCCGTGCCGCAAAGCAGTTCAAGACCAAGATTCCCGAGATTATTGCAGGAATCATCCTCATTGGCATCGGCGTAAAAATGTTATTCTAAATATGGGTTAATCAGTTCAGGAACGCATACTTTAAAAACAGGGTTTATATGGATCAGAAGGAAATTGACCGCAGCCGATATTTTGAACTGAAGACTCAGTTGGAAGAAGCCAGCCGCCTTTATTACAAGGAAGGCGTCTCCCCCATGAGCGACCAGGATTTTGACTTTGGCCTCAAGGAGATGGAAGCGCTTGAAAAGAAATATCCTGAACTGGGAAATTACAGCAGCCTGACCCGCAACGTGGGCAGCGACCTGACCAACGACTTTGCCAAAGTGACCCATGCCGTGCCGATGCTCAGTATCTCTAACGTGTACAGCGCCGAAGAGATGGCGGAATTCGTGGAAGCCGCCGAAAGAGGGCTGGAGGATTTAGGTGAGAGACTGGATTCAGACGAGAAGCAGGAAGCTAGTGCCTCAGACCTCAAGGCAGGAACCTCAGACCTCAAGGCAGGAACCGCGAAGTGGATTTGTGAACGAAAGATCGATGGCGTCAGCCTTAGTGTGGTTTACGAAAATGGCCGCCTGAAGCAGGCCGTTACCCGCGGCGACGGCGCCCAGGGCGATGACGTCACCTTGAACGCCTTGACCATCGCCGACATTCCTGAATTTTTTGACGCCAAGAAGTTGAAACTGGATCCGTCAGAAATTCCCCAGGGAACATTCGAAGTCCGTGGTGAAGTCTATATGGAACGTGAGGCCTTTGACCGCCTGAACGAACAGCTGATCCTTGAAGGAAAGAAGATTTTCCAGAACTGCCGCAACACCGTTTCCGGTTCCTTGAAGCTGAAGAACGTCAGCGAATGCAAGACCCGCCCCATGCGCTTCTTTGCCTACCATATTCCCCAGAGCGTCAACGCCACCCACCAAGAAAACCTGGAACAGCTCAAGAAGTTGGGCTTTAACACCAACCAGTTCTGGACCGCCAACACCGCCGACGAAATCATGAAGATTTCAGAAGTGATTGGCGCCGACCGCGATAACCTCCCCTTCGATATCGACGGCATGGTGGTCAAGCTGAACAATCTAAACCAGCAGCGCGCATTGGGTACCACCAGCAAGAGCCCCCGATGGGCCATCGCCTACAAGTTCAAGGCGGAACGTGCCTACACTCCCCTGCTTTCTGTAGAATTCCAGGTAGGGCGTACCGGTGCCGTCACCCCCGTTGCCAACCTGGCTCCAGTCCGTCTGGCAGGAACAACCGTCAAGCGCGCCACCCTCCACAACTTTGACGAAGTGGCTCGACTGGACCTCCACTTTGGCGATACCGTCGGTGTAGAAAAGGGCGGTGAAATCATCCCCAAGATTACCGACGTCAAAAAGGAATTGCGCCCCGAAGGAGCCCTCCCCGTAACCGCCCCTGCCAACTGCCCGGAATGTGGCACGCCCCTCACTCGCATCGAAGGCGAAGTGATTCTGCGCTGTGAAAACTTGCACTGCCAGGCTCAGGTACAATGTCTGTTCGAACACTTCGTTAGCCGCGAAGCCATGAACATCGAAAACCTGGGGCCCAGTCTTATCGCAAGTCTTATCGCCACCGGGAAAATCAAACGGATTCCCGACCTGTACCGCCTTACGCAAGAAGACCTGGAAAGCCAGGAACGTATGGCCAAGAAGAGCGCCAAGAACGTCTTCGACGCCATCCAGGCCAGCAAGGAACGCAGCCTCGAAAATCTGCTCCACGGTCTCGGCATCCGTTTCGTCGGACGTACCAGCGCCCGCAATTTCGCAAAGCATTTCCGCACGCTAGAAGCCATCCGCACCGC
Protein-coding regions in this window:
- a CDS encoding c-type cytochrome; the encoded protein is MDVRFKFLVGVFVLVSGLFALDFALPEVTPELKTNAREFFDDECKGCHRWARKFAAPPMHDNAAQYESNPQELVQYLMHPTPKHPEEWPAMDITPLTEPQAKMMTAWLLYLLKNPDDQTRPK
- a CDS encoding manganese efflux pump → MGIIEIIVIAIVEAMDCFAVSIATGLSKTGIPYSRALLQSISFGVFQGGMTLLGYFLGNFAERWFSSIGTPIACTILCILGGRMIWGAVRGSDEAAEASAKNLSVANILLMSVATSIDAFAVGISFAFINANMVFATSAIAVASFMMGVIGYEIGRRAAKQFKTKIPEIIAGIILIGIGVKMLF
- a CDS encoding cytochrome c3 family protein; translated protein: MKFLGLAFAIVCAFLLGDFLWSQSPVDSRVGNANFKDNAIPFDHQLHGDSIGMDCAACHSGSRSGGRALLPSKRDCMDCHRLPLTESEGIEKLDEVLAKAPEEPWKVVPKLPEHVVFHHGVHNAAGVKCADCHGGVARNNYGGEKFDMKSCLQCHRGETFQDRQFKKAATYCAACHR
- a CDS encoding 4Fe-4S dicluster domain-containing protein — translated: MNRREFIKACSLMAAAGLLFGCRKIPFVGETPSAPSLKRFQDEVKLALSKAKESLNLVRVNAPGPLKVAGASHVNRFGMAIDLDACDGCGKCILACNLENNVPLVTDEAAADGRFMHWIEPHGAAPFMCAHCEDAPCEKVCPTGAANHTPDGVSAMMYKRCAGSRFCGANCPMHARKFNFNDAQKMGLAHQFNSQVPLREKGVMEKCSLCLHRLQDDRARFKTEAALLPNGGEWLGRGVKTACAEACPKGAIVFGNWLDEKSPLVEATRNRQLYAPKELAAFGPSVVYMMGKR
- the ligA gene encoding NAD-dependent DNA ligase LigA, which encodes MDQKEIDRSRYFELKTQLEEASRLYYKEGVSPMSDQDFDFGLKEMEALEKKYPELGNYSSLTRNVGSDLTNDFAKVTHAVPMLSISNVYSAEEMAEFVEAAERGLEDLGERLDSDEKQEASASDLKAGTSDLKAGTAKWICERKIDGVSLSVVYENGRLKQAVTRGDGAQGDDVTLNALTIADIPEFFDAKKLKLDPSEIPQGTFEVRGEVYMEREAFDRLNEQLILEGKKIFQNCRNTVSGSLKLKNVSECKTRPMRFFAYHIPQSVNATHQENLEQLKKLGFNTNQFWTANTADEIMKISEVIGADRDNLPFDIDGMVVKLNNLNQQRALGTTSKSPRWAIAYKFKAERAYTPLLSVEFQVGRTGAVTPVANLAPVRLAGTTVKRATLHNFDEVARLDLHFGDTVGVEKGGEIIPKITDVKKELRPEGALPVTAPANCPECGTPLTRIEGEVILRCENLHCQAQVQCLFEHFVSREAMNIENLGPSLIASLIATGKIKRIPDLYRLTQEDLESQERMAKKSAKNVFDAIQASKERSLENLLHGLGIRFVGRTSARNFAKHFRTLEAIRTAPIEELLKVQDAGLVIANSVYEFFHKPMYTAEIDELVELGCPTEFKGVIKTLFAGQTAVITGTLPTMDRDEARKLIEENGGKVSGSVSKKTSWVLAGEAAGSKLTKANELGIPVHDEAWLLEQISANDPNADGAAAESSDNKKAEPANSGEQLSLF